A window of the Xenopus laevis strain J_2021 chromosome 9_10L, Xenopus_laevis_v10.1, whole genome shotgun sequence genome harbors these coding sequences:
- the mchr1.2.L gene encoding melanin-concentrating hormone receptor 1: MEFQADLEEDIDIQDNSSQIFRNFSMSDPSGNVTYVNVIMPTVFGVICLLGIIGNSVVIYTVFKKSKFRCSSSVPDIFIINLSVVDLLFLLGMPFLIHQLLGNGVWHFGETMCTLITALDTNSQFTSTYILTAMSIDRYLATVYPFTSAKYRKPPIAIMVICILWVLSLLSITPVWMYARLIALPGGVLGCGITLPNPESDIYWYTLYQFFLAFAIPFAVISVAYRRILLKMASSEALTAHRSSRIRTKKVTRTAIAICLVFFICWAPFYVLQIIQLVMDQPTLAFHYAYCVAISMGYANSCINPFIYIILCETFRRRFIVSVQPAEDHPESRIRMKFRTDPPSGSGQPLLQLVPVSTGS; encoded by the exons ATGGAATTCCAGGCTGATTTGGAAGAGGATATTGATAttcaagataacagttcccaaaTATTTCGCAACTTTTCCATGTCTG ATCCAAGCGGCAATGTTACCTATGTCAATGTTATAATGCCGACAGTCTTTGGAGTCATCTGTTTGCTTGGGATCATTGGCAATAGTGTTGTCATATACACCGTCTTCAAGAAGTCCAAATTCAGGTGCAGCAGCAGCGTGCCAGATATATTTATCATTAATCTGTCGGTGGTAGACCTGCTTTTCCTCCTCGGCATGCCCTTTCTAATCCACCAGCTTCTGGGCAATGGAGTTTGGCATTTTGGAGAAACCATGTGCACCCTTATTACTGCTTTAGATACCAACAGCCAGTTTACAAGCACTTACATACTCACTGCCATGTCCATCGATCGTTACCTTGCCACAGTGTACCCATTCACCTCGGCAAAGTATCGGAAGCCACCTATAGCCATTATGGTCATCTGCATTCTCTGGGTGCTGTCACTTCTAAGCATCACCCCCGTTTGGATGTATGCAAGGCTTATCGCTCTGCCTGGAGGGGTTCTGGGATGTGGAATCACACTCCCTAACCCAGAAAGTGACATATACTGGTATACACTGTATCAATTTTTTCTGGCTTTCGCCATTCCATTTGCTGTGATCTCAGTGGCGTACCGCAGAATCCTGTTGAAAATGGCATCCTCGGAAGCCCTGACAGCTCACAGGAGTTCCAGGATAAGGACTAAGAAAGTAACCAGGACAGCAATCGCAATATGCCTGGTTTTCTTCATCTGCTGGGCTCCATTTTACGTTCTTCAGATAATTCAGTTGGTGATGGACCAGCCAACTCTTGCTTTCCATTATGCTTACTGTGTTGCAATTAGCATGGGCTATGCAAACAGTTGTATAAACCCTTTTATCTACATTATCCTGTGCGAGACCTTTAGGCGTAGGTTCATTGTCTCCGTACAACCAGCAGAAGACCATCCAGAGAGCAGGATCCGCATGAAATTCCGAACAGATCCACCCTCTGGGAGTGGACAACCGCTCCTTCAGCTTGTTCCTGTATCAACTGGCAGCTAA